In Zea mays cultivar B73 chromosome 7, Zm-B73-REFERENCE-NAM-5.0, whole genome shotgun sequence, the following proteins share a genomic window:
- the LOC100280531 gene encoding CDPK-related kinase 5 (The RefSeq protein has 1 substitution compared to this genomic sequence), producing the protein MGGCHAKPLTHDADRSPPHAAPATPPPGSATPATPGPGKKHWAVSPFFAFSTPSPSPAHHLFGGSAASPRKSPAPPGSAPTTPARRLLRLPFPPPSPAKHIRAALARRHGPPRPSIPEEGGGEGEGGGGGGRGLDKGFGFNKGFAAKYDLGDEVGRGHFGYTCAATVKKGARKGESVAVKVIPKAKMTTSIAIEDVRREVKILKALAGNKNLVQFYDAYEDNDNVYIVMELCEGGELLDRILSRGGKYSEDDAKAVLVQILNVVAFCHIQGVVHRDLKPENFLFTSKDDDSHLKAIDFGLSDFVKPDERLNDIVGSAYYVAPEVLHRCYSTEADVWSIGVIAYILLCGSRPFWARTESGIFRSVLKADPSYNEAPWPSLTPEAMDFVKRLLCKDPRRRMTAAQALSHPWIRNYNDIKLPLDILIFRLIKAYIRSSSLRKAALRALSKTLTVDELFYLKSQFSLLEPDRNGCITLDNIRMALTREATDAMKESRVQDILVSLSALQYRRMEFQEFCAAAVSVHQLEALDRWEQHARSAYEHFEKEGNRAIVIDELASELGLSPSAPLHVVLQDWIRHTDGKLSFLGFVKLLHGMSSRSLSKMR; encoded by the exons ATGGGAGGGTGTCACGCGAAGCCGCTCACCCACGACGCGGACCGCTCGCCGCCGCACGCAGCGCCGGCGACCCCGCCCCCGGGCTCCGCCACGCCCGCCACCCCCGGCCCCGGGAAGAAGCACTGGGCGGTGTCCCCGTTCTTCGCGTTCTCcacgccgagcccgagccccgcgCACCACCTCTTCGGCGGCTCCGCGGCATCGCCGCGCAAGTCCCCCGCTccgccgggctccgcgcccaccaccCCGGCCAGGCGGCTCCTGAGGCTGCCCTTCCCGCCGCCGTCGCCCGCCAAGCACATCCGGGCGGCGCTCGCCAGGCGCCACGGCCCGCCGCGGCCGTCTATCCCCGAGGAAGGCGGCGGCGagggggagggcggcggcggcggaggcaggGGCCTCGACAAGGGGTTTGGGTTCAACAAGGGGTTTGCGGCCAAGTATGACTTGGGGGATGAGGTCGGACGGGGGCACTTCGGCTACACCTGCGCCGCCACGGTTAAGAAGGGCGCGCGCAAGGGGGAGTCCGTCGCCGTCAAGGTCATCCCCAAAGCAAAG ATGACTACATCCATTGCTATAGAGGATGTCCGAAGGGAGGTTAAAATCTTGAAAGCTTTAGCAGGAAACAAAAACTTGGTCCAATTTTATGATGCCTACGAGGACAACGACAACGTGTATATAGTAATGGA GCTGTGCGAAGGTGGAGAGCTACTTGACAGAATACTTTCCAG AGGCGGGAAGTACTCCGAGGATGATGCAAAAGCTGTCCTGGTGCAAATATTAAATGTCGTCGCTTTTTGCCACATTCAAGGAGTGGTTCATCGAGATCTCAAACCAGAG AATTTTCTTTTTACATCAAAAGATGATGATTCCCATCTTAAGGCCATTGATTTTGGCCTATCAGACTTTGTAAAACCAG ATGAGAGGCTCAATGACATAGTTGGAAGTGCTTATTATGTTGCTCCAGAAGTTCTGCATAGATGCTATAGCACAGAAGCTGATGTTTGGAGCATAGGTGTAATTGCATATATCCTTCTTTGTGGCAGTCGTCCATTTTGGGCACGCACGGAATCTGGCATATTCCGTTCGGTTCTCAAAGCCGATCCCAGTTACAATGAGGCACCATGGCCTTCTCTGACTCCGGAAGCAATGGATTTTGTCAAGCGATTGCTGTGCAAGGATCCGCGTAGAAGGATGACTGCAGCTCAGGCTTTAA GTCATCCATGGATCAGAAATTATAATGACATTAAGCTGCCGTTGGACATTCTTATATTCCGACTTATCAAAGCTTATATTCGCTCCTCATCTTTACGGAAAGCTGCTCTGAGG GCTCTGTCAAAGACCTTAACCGTAGACGAGCTTTTCTACCTGAAATCACAGTTTTCTCTATTGGAACCAGACAGGAATGGGTGCATCACTCTTGACAATATCAGAATG GCCTTAACGAGAGAAGCTACTGATGCAATGAAGGAATCGCGAGTTCAAGATATTCTTGTTTCG TTGAGCGCCCTTCAGTACAGAAGAATGGAATTCCAAGAGTTCTGTGCAGCAGCAGTTAGTGTGCATCAGCTTGAAGCATTGGATAGATGGGAGCAACATGCGAGATCTGCTTATGAACATTTTGAGAAGGAAGGCAACCGAGCTATTGTAATAGATGAATTAGCTTCT GAATTGGG
- the LOC111589795 gene encoding translation initiation factor IF-2 produces MEEGNNESAELPPGTTASVHNKALSGTREEVERGREAAVQAWLASMPLGEELERLRTELAAAKTRLAATAAEIPLLKSRIESTNAAVATRQEAAARKKAAAEDLRLRVDGARAELRRLRAEVAASRGAKDALERRVLVRRQAARALQLAERAIAAEAHALAWSAAAAAELAARARGDGEEDPHHDVVALPARKLQELRRLVDAEERKAEARVEEAEAARHAAKARRAAALARLNAARAKRRVAAEAEAELRRRADGDDARGTRASALARRSRSRSGRSCFAVKKLRRFLGNLTKA; encoded by the coding sequence ATGGAAGAAGGCAACAACGAATCAGCCGAGCTCCCCCCTGGCACAACCGCCAGTGTCCACAACAAGGCGCTGTCGGGGaccagggaggaggtggagcgcgGCCGCGAGGCGGCGGTGCAGGCGTGGCTGGCGTCCATGCCGCTCGGCGAGGAGCTGGAGCGGCTCCGCACCGAACTAGCCGCGGCCAAGACCCGCCTCGCCGCGACGGCGGCCGAGATACCGCTGCTCAAGTCGCGGATCGAGTCCACGAACGCCGCGGTCGCCACGAGGCAGGAGGCGGCGGCGAGGAAGAAGGCCGCCGCGGAGGACCTCCGCCTGCGCGTCGACGGGGCGCGCGCCGAGCTCCGGCGGCTGCGCGCGGAGGTCGCGGCGTCGAGGGGCGCCAAGGACGCGCTGGAGCGGCGGGTGCTCGTCCGGCGCCAGGCCGCGCGGGCGCTTCAGCTGGCGGAGCGCGCCATCGCGGCGGAGGCCCACGCGCTGGCGTGGTCCGCGGCCGCGGCCGCCGAGCTGGCCGCGCGCGCGCGCGGCGACGGGGAGGAGGACCCCCACCACGACGTCGTGGCGCTGCCGGCGCGGAAGCTCCAGGAGCTGCGCAGGCTCGTGGACGCCGAGGAGCGGAAGGCCGAGGCGCGCGTCGAGGAGGCCGAAGCAGCGCGGCACGCGGCGAAGGCGCGAAGAGCGGCGGCCTTGGCGAGGCTGAACGCAGCGCGCGCCAAGAGGCGAGTGgctgctgaagctgaagctgagctTCGTCGCCGCGCGGACGGGGACGACGCCCGCGGCACGCGGGCAAGCGCGCTGGCccggaggagccggagccggagcggGAGGTCGTGCTTCGCGGTGAAGAAGCTGCGGAGGTTCCTGGGCAACCTAACCAAGGCTTGA